In Scomber japonicus isolate fScoJap1 chromosome 7, fScoJap1.pri, whole genome shotgun sequence, one genomic interval encodes:
- the zmp:0000001174 gene encoding retinoic acid-induced protein 2, whose protein sequence is MEGSDDVPVTMAQPQTDVCNAEAGGGEITGKVENGVNLADSCDASVAGLSKGGVSNLVETPAPSVVSPSAESPGGVALKVATTVLHPVCLGENPLMLPIHLQMAGAAGAQLGQMGAAPYLITSQNPVSLPLVLDQQVLQHMNPSVLPQSANCPQLPLQNNVLCQNPLSFGLPPAVDQKSVGQAPDANLLSLLQNPAFAAILQDLFTSQAGSSTCQSPGSPFFPLPPLTPPYTSPLAPLVPPATLLVPYPVIIPLPVPLPIPLPIPIPVPQTEDSKGNMPKPVCTVSKSTQTSPKDTTSPSLSSSRCVPPFQPQNASPSSLPLVEGQALDLSVRMCPVEPKQEYPSPQQDSVLDLSVPAARKKKCAQSRSSSGSPQRDRESSLECTQSLDSKLLGSLASLEFSRQHKWVVDSTAGGSSSLGQESSLSGAGNLEIVSTSQTAKVIVSVKDAIPAILCGKIKGLSGVSTKNFSIKRDGSQGASLQQLYGVPSVSQGEQHDPNDPLKKVPKSRAIKLKKVSSQEIHFLPIKKQRLAALLPRK, encoded by the coding sequence ATGGAGGGTAGTGACGATGTGCCTGTGACCATGGCGCAGCCCCAGACTGATGTGTGCAATGCtgaggctggaggaggagaaatcACCGGTAAAGTGGAGAATGGAGTAAATCTGGCTGATTCCTGTGATGCTAGTGTGGCGGGACTGAGTAAAGGAGGGGTCTCTAACCTGGTGGAGACCCCTGCACCGTCAGTGGTCAGTCCTTCCGCTGAATCTCCAGGGGGAGTGGCGCTTAAAGTAGCCACAACTGTCCTTCATCCGGTGTGCCTGGGAGAGAACCCACTGATGCTGCCCATTCACCTCCAAATGGCCGGAGCAGCCGGGGCTCAGCTCGGCCAAATGGGGGCGGCGCCGTACTTGATAACGAGCCAAAACCCCGTTTCACTTCCTCTGGTCTTGGATCAGCAGGTCCTCCAGCACATGAATCCTTCTGTGCTCCCTCAGAGCGCTAATTGCCCCCAGTTGCCGCTCCAGAACAATGTCCTGTGTCAGAACCCTTTGTCGTTTGGCTTGCCTCCAGCTGTCGACCAAAAGTCAGTAGGTCAAGCGCCGGATGCTAAcctgctctccctcctccagAATCCAGCTTTTGCGGCCATCCTGCAGGACCTCTTCACTTCCCAGGCAGGCTCGTCTACCTGTCAGTCACCAGGCTCTCCTTTTTTCCCACTTCCTCCCCTCACACCTCCCTACACCTCTCCTCTGGCCCCTCTGGTCCCTCCTGCCACACTTCTAGTCCCCTATCCTGTCATCATTCCTCTGCCAGTGCCTCTGCCCATCCCACTTCCCATCCCCATTCCTGTTCCGCAGACTGAGGACTCAAAGGGGAACATGCCAAAACCAGTTTGCACTGTGAGTAAAAGCACTCAGACTTCTCCAAAAGATACTACCTCTCCTTCGTTGTCTTCGAGTAGATGTGTGCCGCCGTTCCAGCCGCAAAATGCCTCCccgtcctctcttcctctaGTTGAAGGACAGGCTCTAGACCTTTCCGTCAGGATGTGTCCAGTCGAACCAAAACAGGAGTACCCCAGTCCACAGCAGGACAGCGTGCTCGACTTGTCAGTGCCTGCTgcgaggaaaaaaaagtgtgcccAGTCACGTAGCTCCAGCGGGTCACCACAGCGTGACAGAGAATCCTCTCTCGAATGCACTCAGAGTTTAGATTCCAAACTCCTGGGCAGTCTGGCTTCACTGGAGTTCAGCCGACAGCATAAGTGGGTGGTGGACAGCACTGCCGGGGGGTCTAGCTCTCTGGGTCAGGAGTCGTCTCTCAGCGGAGCGGGAAACCTCGAGATAGTCAGCACCTCGCAGACGGCCAAGGTGATCGTATCGGTGAAGGACGCGATCCCCGCCATCCTCTGCGGGAAGATAAAAGGCCTTTCGGGCGTCTCCACCAAGAACTTCTCCATCAAACGCGACGGCAGCCAGGGGGCATCTCTGCAGCAGCTTTACGGAGTGCCGTCAGTATCCCAGGGAGAACAGCACGACCCTAACGACCCGCTAAAAAAGGTCCCTAAAAGCAGAGCTATCAAACTGAAGAAGGTCAGCTCACAGGAGAT